The Antarcticibacterium sp. 1MA-6-2 genome has a window encoding:
- a CDS encoding 3-oxoacyl-ACP synthase III family protein, producing MSIRITGIGSFIPNMKRKNSDFLKHEFLNDDGSGFPHGNEVTIEKFKAITGIEERRYLEEELSTSDMATVAAQKAIEDAKIDPETLDYLIIAHNYGDVKHGSIQSDTVPSIATRVKHNLRIKNPKCVAYDVLFGCPGWIEAVIQAQAFMRCGMAKKCLVVGAEALSRVVDKYDRDSMIFSDGAGATVLEVTDEEGGILAHESATYAYQDAHHIYFGKSNRPEEQDDTRYIKMNGRKIYEFALSQVPQAMKTCLDKSGKTIDDVKKIFIHQANEKMDDAIVARFYKLHKKPVPPRITPMTIHELGNSSVATVPTLLDLVVRGEIKDQEVKKGDVVILASVGAGMNVNSIIYQY from the coding sequence ATGAGCATAAGAATTACGGGAATAGGCAGTTTTATTCCTAATATGAAGAGAAAGAATTCAGATTTTCTGAAACACGAATTTTTGAATGATGACGGTTCCGGTTTTCCCCATGGTAATGAGGTAACAATTGAAAAATTTAAAGCCATTACCGGGATTGAAGAAAGGAGATATCTTGAAGAAGAACTAAGCACTTCAGATATGGCTACTGTTGCTGCTCAAAAAGCAATTGAAGATGCCAAAATAGATCCTGAAACATTAGACTATCTTATCATTGCCCATAATTATGGAGATGTGAAGCACGGCAGTATCCAAAGTGATACTGTTCCCAGTATTGCTACACGTGTAAAACATAATTTAAGAATAAAAAATCCAAAATGTGTGGCATATGATGTCCTCTTTGGATGCCCGGGATGGATAGAAGCCGTGATCCAGGCACAGGCATTTATGAGATGTGGAATGGCAAAAAAATGTCTTGTAGTTGGTGCGGAAGCCCTCTCCCGGGTAGTAGATAAATACGACCGGGATTCCATGATATTTTCAGATGGAGCAGGCGCTACAGTACTTGAAGTTACAGATGAGGAAGGCGGCATTCTTGCACACGAATCGGCCACCTATGCCTATCAGGATGCACATCATATTTACTTTGGGAAATCAAACCGCCCGGAAGAACAGGACGACACCCGTTATATTAAGATGAATGGCAGGAAGATTTATGAATTTGCTCTTAGCCAGGTTCCGCAGGCTATGAAGACCTGTCTTGACAAAAGCGGCAAGACCATAGATGATGTGAAGAAAATATTTATCCATCAGGCAAATGAAAAAATGGATGATGCTATAGTCGCCCGGTTCTATAAACTACATAAAAAACCAGTCCCTCCCAGGATCACACCTATGACTATCCACGAACTAGGCAACAGCAGTGTTGCAACAGTTCCAACTTTGCTGGATTTAGTAGTGAGAGGTGAAATTAAAGACCAGGAAGTAAAAAAAGGAGATGTGGTCATTCTTGCCAGTGTAGGTGCAGGAATGAACGTAAATTCCATTATCTATCAATACTAG
- a CDS encoding methyltransferase, whose product MYEKTYPNRRYHKTLEFLHKSIPPPANILDLGVENPFSKIMQKENYQVTNTGGEDLDLDTTAVKSKNFEVVTAFEIFEHLVAPFNILKDIQAPKLVATVPLKLWFSEAYRSKTDMRDRHFHEFEDWQFDWLLEKAGWKIKDSAKWTNPVKKIGIRPVLRNFTPRYYAVYAERT is encoded by the coding sequence ATGTACGAGAAGACATATCCTAACAGGCGTTATCATAAAACCTTAGAATTTTTACACAAATCAATTCCACCTCCGGCAAATATTTTAGATCTGGGAGTAGAAAATCCTTTTTCTAAAATTATGCAGAAGGAGAATTACCAGGTTACCAATACAGGCGGGGAAGATCTTGATTTGGATACTACAGCAGTAAAATCTAAAAATTTTGAAGTTGTCACTGCTTTTGAAATTTTTGAGCACCTGGTGGCTCCATTTAATATTCTAAAAGACATTCAGGCTCCCAAGTTGGTAGCCACAGTACCTCTTAAATTATGGTTTTCCGAAGCTTATCGCTCAAAAACTGATATGCGTGATCGGCACTTCCACGAATTTGAAGACTGGCAATTTGACTGGCTCTTAGAAAAAGCGGGCTGGAAGATTAAAGATTCTGCTAAATGGACCAATCCTGTAAAAAAGATTGGAATAAGACCTGTCTTACGCAACTTTACCCCAAGATATTATGCTGTATATGCAGAAAGAACTTAA
- a CDS encoding ABC transporter ATP-binding protein: protein MIEIKNLHKSFGEEKILKGIDFVFETGKTNLIIGQSGSGKSVLLKCMLGLFTPEEGTIEYDGNAYSNFTDEEKRALRQEIGMLFQGGALFDSMTVEENVMFPLRMFTKRKKKKDLLERVGEVLDRVNLTDAAKKFPAEISGGMQKRVAIARAIVNRPKYLFCDEPNSGLDPHTATIIDNLIHELTVEYDITTVVITHDMNSLLEIGENIAFLKDGLLAWKGDKSQIFKTDDQTVTDFVYSSDLFKKVREAQQQGL from the coding sequence ATGATAGAGATAAAGAATTTACATAAAAGTTTTGGCGAAGAGAAGATCCTTAAGGGAATTGATTTTGTGTTTGAAACAGGAAAAACAAATTTAATCATAGGACAATCCGGTTCGGGAAAAAGTGTTCTTCTTAAATGCATGTTAGGTCTATTTACTCCGGAAGAAGGTACAATAGAATACGACGGAAATGCTTATTCCAACTTTACAGATGAAGAAAAGCGTGCACTGCGACAGGAGATAGGAATGCTTTTCCAGGGAGGGGCACTTTTTGATTCAATGACAGTGGAAGAAAATGTAATGTTCCCTCTTAGAATGTTTACTAAACGTAAGAAGAAGAAGGATCTGCTCGAAAGAGTAGGAGAAGTTTTAGACAGAGTTAACCTCACAGACGCAGCGAAAAAATTTCCTGCAGAAATAAGTGGTGGAATGCAAAAAAGGGTGGCAATTGCGAGAGCGATAGTTAATAGACCCAAATACTTGTTTTGTGATGAACCAAACTCTGGGCTTGATCCTCATACCGCAACAATAATAGATAACTTAATTCACGAACTAACGGTTGAATACGATATTACTACAGTAGTTATCACCCACGATATGAACTCTCTGCTAGAAATAGGAGAAAATATTGCTTTTTTAAAAGACGGACTGCTCGCGTGGAAAGGTGACAAATCTCAAATCTTTAAAACTGATGACCAAACGGTGACAGATTTTGTTTATTCTTCAGATCTTTTTAAGAAGGTAAGGGAAGCACAGCAACAGGGGCTTTAA
- a CDS encoding DUF389 domain-containing protein, whose protein sequence is MFSIFVASIGLNVSSTAVVIGAMLISPLMGPIVGVGLSVAINDVDTLRKSFINLGVMVVLSVLTAFIYFSISPVKQETPELVARTYPTILDVLVAIFGGLALIVAKTKRGTIASVIFGVAIATALMPPLCTVGYGLAIGNWKFALGALYLFSINAVFIALSTFVVSKFLGFPLVKYANSKKRKRTAQIASAIAVIVMVPSVVLFYNLFQKQVFETQANLFFTDVMQFSGAEKLRTSANFQNKELEVFLIGAPVPQATIETWRTQMGDITALKEANLIVRQGPSPAGDMAELSSQVRSGILEDLYVKNQEVIEDKDARISLLEKELLKYRKGDFSFRDLSKEIKANYENIENLSFANEISTDFSKIDTVPTFHVNWKNNVSSRVKRTDTEKMQNWLKLRLGLDTLAVKSQN, encoded by the coding sequence GTGTTTTCAATATTTGTGGCATCCATTGGGCTTAATGTAAGTAGTACGGCGGTGGTAATAGGAGCGATGTTAATCTCACCACTTATGGGGCCAATTGTAGGCGTGGGCTTATCGGTTGCTATAAATGATGTAGACACGCTGAGAAAATCCTTTATTAATCTAGGTGTAATGGTGGTGTTAAGTGTGCTCACGGCATTCATTTACTTTTCAATTTCCCCTGTTAAGCAAGAAACTCCTGAGCTGGTTGCTAGGACTTATCCAACTATTCTTGATGTTTTAGTCGCGATCTTTGGTGGTCTCGCTTTAATTGTAGCCAAGACAAAACGCGGTACGATAGCAAGTGTAATCTTTGGAGTTGCAATTGCTACTGCTCTTATGCCACCCCTGTGCACCGTAGGTTATGGTTTGGCCATAGGAAACTGGAAATTTGCGTTGGGTGCTCTATATCTCTTTTCAATTAATGCTGTTTTTATTGCCCTATCTACTTTTGTGGTCTCCAAATTTTTGGGCTTTCCCCTTGTAAAGTATGCTAATAGTAAAAAACGGAAACGAACTGCTCAAATAGCTTCAGCCATTGCAGTAATCGTTATGGTGCCGAGTGTGGTTTTGTTTTATAACCTTTTTCAGAAGCAGGTTTTTGAAACACAGGCAAACTTGTTCTTTACAGATGTTATGCAGTTTAGCGGAGCAGAAAAGCTGCGAACTTCAGCTAATTTTCAGAATAAAGAACTGGAGGTTTTTCTTATTGGAGCCCCTGTGCCACAAGCTACAATTGAAACCTGGCGAACGCAGATGGGGGACATTACCGCTTTAAAGGAAGCAAACCTTATTGTGCGACAGGGACCATCACCCGCAGGTGACATGGCAGAACTTTCATCACAGGTAAGGAGTGGGATCCTTGAAGATCTTTATGTAAAGAATCAGGAAGTAATAGAGGATAAGGATGCGAGAATTTCACTACTGGAAAAGGAGCTATTAAAATACAGGAAGGGAGATTTTTCTTTTAGAGATTTAAGCAAAGAAATTAAAGCCAATTATGAGAATATTGAAAATTTAAGTTTTGCCAACGAAATTTCTACTGATTTTTCGAAAATAGATACTGTTCCCACCTTTCATGTAAACTGGAAAAATAATGTCTCTTCCAGAGTAAAGAGAACAGATACAGAAAAAATGCAAAACTGGTTAAAATTGAGGTTGGGATTAGATACCCTTGCAGTAAAATCTCAGAACTAG
- a CDS encoding mannose-1-phosphate guanylyltransferase, with protein sequence MTTYNNNFYAVIMAGGIGSRFWPRVSTTKYPKQFHDMMGTGETLIQLTYNRISNIVQPENILVLTNESYKDIVKEQLPKIKEDQIVLEPAMRNTAPCILLAALKIRKMNEDAVMIVAPSDHWITEKDAFLDDINFALQMASKEDSLITLGIRPTNPNTGFGYIQFENNAQEERLQKITRFAEKPTLRNAKKYLEEGNYLWNAGIFIWRASFIIDSFSTHLQEMYRLIIDGEKDLNGPNEDKFIKENYPQAQNISIDYGILEKSDSVYVIPASFDWDDLGTWGAMYNQLAKDGHKNAVVNAKLIPENSTGNIVYTHSSKVVVIQGMEDFIVVDDKDVLLIVPREKEQEIKNIRARVLEKFEDLG encoded by the coding sequence ATGACTACGTACAATAATAATTTCTACGCTGTTATTATGGCGGGAGGAATAGGTTCAAGATTTTGGCCTAGAGTTAGTACTACTAAGTATCCCAAGCAGTTTCATGATATGATGGGCACGGGAGAAACTCTTATTCAGCTTACCTACAACCGCATTTCAAATATTGTGCAACCTGAGAATATCCTTGTGCTCACTAATGAATCTTATAAGGACATTGTAAAGGAGCAACTTCCAAAAATAAAAGAAGATCAAATCGTTCTCGAACCTGCAATGAGGAATACGGCACCCTGTATCCTCTTAGCTGCCTTAAAAATAAGGAAGATGAACGAAGATGCGGTTATGATAGTTGCACCCAGTGATCATTGGATCACAGAAAAAGATGCATTCCTGGATGATATTAATTTTGCACTACAAATGGCATCCAAAGAGGATAGTTTAATTACCCTCGGAATTCGACCAACCAATCCTAATACAGGTTTTGGCTACATTCAGTTTGAGAATAATGCACAGGAGGAAAGGCTGCAAAAGATAACCCGATTTGCTGAAAAGCCCACTCTTAGGAACGCGAAAAAATATCTGGAGGAAGGTAACTACCTGTGGAATGCGGGCATTTTTATTTGGCGCGCCTCATTTATTATAGATTCTTTTTCAACTCACCTGCAGGAGATGTACAGGCTTATTATAGATGGAGAAAAAGATCTAAACGGTCCTAATGAAGATAAATTTATTAAAGAAAATTATCCGCAGGCTCAAAACATCTCCATTGATTATGGTATTCTTGAGAAGTCTGATAGTGTTTATGTTATTCCAGCTTCTTTTGACTGGGATGATTTAGGTACCTGGGGAGCCATGTACAATCAACTGGCAAAAGACGGCCACAAAAATGCTGTAGTCAATGCGAAGCTAATTCCTGAAAATTCGACCGGAAATATTGTTTATACTCATTCTTCGAAAGTAGTGGTCATTCAGGGAATGGAGGATTTTATTGTGGTAGATGATAAAGATGTACTATTAATAGTTCCAAGGGAAAAGGAACAGGAAATTAAAAATATTAGAGCCAGGGTCCTGGAAAAATTTGAAGATTTAGGTTAA
- a CDS encoding M20/M25/M40 family metallo-hydrolase, translated as MQELFRKAKLLSTAINISKNSLQKNLEYLASNELRGRETGTEGIEKAASFIEKSFTKSGLQPYFETYRDSFEVKGKVGYNIIGYIEGTDKELKDEFIILGAHYDHVGLGKVVNGDSIANGANDNAAGTVAVMGLAEYFGKKKINKRSLLFVLFSAEEMGLVGAKYAAANLKEKGLDLYAMVNLEMIGVPMQGKNFAAYLTGFENSNMAQKFNEYSNAEVLGYLPEAKQYNLFKRSDNYPFYEEFKVPAQTISTFDFTNYEFYHHVSDQSEKMDFAHMASLVEKIIPALTKMANTPEKEIKLNK; from the coding sequence ATGCAGGAGTTATTCAGGAAAGCAAAACTGCTTAGTACTGCAATTAACATTTCAAAAAATTCTTTACAAAAAAATCTTGAATATCTCGCCTCAAATGAGCTTAGAGGCCGTGAAACAGGTACTGAAGGTATTGAGAAAGCAGCGAGTTTTATTGAAAAAAGTTTTACAAAATCTGGTCTTCAGCCCTATTTTGAAACGTACCGTGATTCTTTTGAGGTTAAAGGGAAGGTGGGGTATAATATAATAGGCTATATAGAAGGGACAGATAAAGAACTTAAAGATGAATTCATCATTTTAGGGGCGCATTACGATCACGTTGGTTTGGGAAAGGTAGTAAATGGTGATTCTATTGCCAATGGAGCTAATGACAATGCTGCGGGAACTGTGGCTGTTATGGGGCTTGCAGAATACTTCGGAAAAAAGAAAATAAATAAAAGAAGTCTCCTGTTCGTTCTTTTTTCAGCAGAAGAAATGGGATTAGTTGGAGCAAAATATGCTGCTGCAAATTTGAAAGAGAAAGGTCTGGATCTATATGCGATGGTAAATCTTGAAATGATAGGGGTGCCTATGCAGGGAAAGAATTTTGCGGCATATCTTACCGGATTCGAAAACTCAAATATGGCCCAAAAATTTAATGAATATTCTAATGCTGAAGTTTTGGGTTATCTACCCGAGGCGAAGCAGTATAATCTCTTTAAGCGTAGCGACAATTACCCCTTTTACGAGGAATTTAAAGTTCCCGCGCAAACTATAAGTACTTTTGACTTTACAAATTATGAGTTTTACCATCATGTTTCTGACCAGTCAGAAAAAATGGATTTCGCACATATGGCGTCATTAGTTGAAAAGATAATTCCGGCATTAACAAAGATGGCTAACACTCCCGAGAAGGAAATCAAATTGAATAAATGA
- the pdhA gene encoding pyruvate dehydrogenase (acetyl-transferring) E1 component subunit alpha produces MKKITKATYLKWYEDMLFWRKFEDKLAQVYIQQKVRGFLHLYNGQEAILAGALHAMDLSKDKMITAYRNHVQPIGMGVDPKRVMAELYGKGTGTSQGLGGSMHIFSKEHRFYGGHGIVGGQIPLGAGLAFADKYFERDAVTLTFMGDGAVRQGSLHETLNMAVNWNLPVVFCVENNGYAMGTSVARTSKSTEIWKLGNGYEMPCGPVDAMNPVKVAEALDEAIARARKGDGPTFIELKTYRYRGHSMSDAQQYRTKEEVAEYQKVDPITQVLDVIKENKYATEKEIKAIDKRVKDLVSECEKFAEESDYPEKNVMYDTVYEQEDYPFLSHKVE; encoded by the coding sequence ATGAAGAAAATTACCAAAGCCACCTATCTTAAGTGGTACGAGGATATGCTATTCTGGCGTAAATTTGAAGACAAGCTCGCACAGGTTTACATTCAGCAAAAAGTACGAGGATTCCTGCATTTATATAACGGCCAGGAAGCAATTTTAGCAGGTGCTTTACACGCAATGGATCTTTCTAAAGATAAAATGATCACAGCTTACAGGAATCACGTTCAACCAATTGGAATGGGGGTTGATCCAAAAAGGGTGATGGCAGAGCTATATGGTAAAGGAACAGGAACTTCCCAGGGATTAGGTGGTTCTATGCACATATTTTCAAAAGAGCACCGTTTTTATGGTGGTCACGGGATAGTGGGAGGTCAAATACCTTTAGGGGCAGGCCTTGCATTTGCCGATAAGTATTTTGAGAGAGATGCTGTAACCTTAACTTTTATGGGTGATGGAGCTGTACGTCAGGGCTCGTTACATGAAACATTAAATATGGCAGTGAACTGGAATCTTCCAGTAGTGTTTTGTGTAGAAAACAACGGTTATGCCATGGGAACCTCTGTTGCCAGAACTTCCAAGAGTACAGAAATTTGGAAATTAGGTAATGGGTATGAAATGCCCTGCGGCCCTGTAGATGCTATGAATCCTGTAAAAGTTGCTGAGGCTTTGGATGAAGCTATTGCAAGAGCCCGTAAAGGAGATGGTCCTACTTTTATTGAATTGAAAACATACAGGTACCGTGGGCACTCCATGAGTGATGCGCAGCAATACCGAACTAAGGAAGAGGTTGCAGAGTACCAGAAGGTTGACCCAATTACGCAGGTGCTGGATGTAATAAAAGAAAATAAGTACGCAACGGAAAAAGAGATTAAAGCAATTGATAAGAGGGTAAAAGATCTCGTGAGCGAATGTGAAAAATTTGCTGAAGAATCAGATTATCCGGAGAAAAACGTAATGTACGATACTGTTTACGAACAAGAGGATTATCCTTTTTTATCACATAAAGTAGAATAA
- the gldJ gene encoding gliding motility lipoprotein GldJ, whose protein sequence is MRTNVAFKSLFTIALAASLFSCNSNKDSSRATGWDINSKDGGFQYKTDYKEQETAPGLVFVEGGTFTMGRVQDDVMHDWNNTPTQQHVQSFYMDETEVTNLMYMEYLDWLKSVFPPSEENYRNIYNGAVPDTLVWRNRLGFNETMVMNYLRHPAYANYPVVGVNWIQAVEFSKWRTNRVNELILEREGITQEGARFNVDAASTFDTETYLNAPSQTYGGSEEMLRGGNKADDFGTTPVDGGEAKNIYVQRKDGVLSPEYRLPTEAEWEYAALGLVGIRSYNVYRGRKKYPWDGQYTRSGDTRRMGDQLANFKQGAGDYGGIAGWSDDGADITAEVKTYEPNDFGLYDMAGNVAEWVADVYRPIVDDEFNDFNYYRGNVYTKNAISEDGTVKIVAPDGVVYDTLSSGRIVARELPGQIVQEAITESDTYMRTNFDSSDNRNFRDGDKSSTRYYAPFQDIESPGKRMYNSPQYGVATDSTGNVKPEYDAAKRTTLVSDEVRVYKGGSWRDRAYWLDPAQRRYFPQDMATDYIGFRNAMSRVGSKSKEENKTARHN, encoded by the coding sequence ATGAGGACTAATGTAGCCTTTAAATCACTTTTTACTATCGCTTTAGCCGCTAGTCTTTTCAGTTGTAATTCCAACAAAGACAGTTCGCGGGCTACAGGTTGGGATATAAATTCCAAGGATGGAGGTTTCCAGTACAAGACCGATTACAAAGAGCAGGAAACCGCTCCAGGACTTGTCTTCGTAGAAGGAGGAACTTTTACCATGGGTAGAGTTCAGGATGATGTTATGCACGATTGGAACAACACTCCTACACAACAGCACGTTCAGTCCTTTTATATGGATGAAACAGAGGTTACTAACCTTATGTACATGGAGTACCTGGACTGGTTGAAAAGTGTGTTTCCTCCAAGTGAAGAAAATTACCGGAACATATACAATGGAGCAGTACCCGATACTTTAGTTTGGCGAAACCGTTTAGGTTTTAATGAAACTATGGTAATGAATTATTTACGTCACCCGGCTTATGCCAATTACCCGGTAGTAGGAGTGAACTGGATACAGGCGGTTGAATTTAGTAAATGGAGAACCAACAGGGTTAATGAATTAATTCTGGAAAGAGAAGGAATAACACAGGAAGGTGCTCGCTTTAATGTTGATGCAGCTTCCACTTTTGATACAGAAACTTATTTAAATGCCCCCAGCCAAACTTATGGAGGAAGTGAAGAAATGCTTCGTGGAGGAAATAAGGCCGATGATTTTGGAACTACACCTGTTGATGGCGGGGAAGCAAAAAATATATATGTTCAGCGTAAGGACGGAGTATTAAGTCCGGAATATAGATTACCTACCGAAGCAGAGTGGGAATATGCTGCACTTGGTCTTGTTGGAATCAGAAGTTATAATGTTTACAGAGGACGTAAAAAATATCCATGGGATGGACAGTACACAAGATCTGGGGACACAAGAAGAATGGGAGATCAACTTGCAAACTTTAAGCAGGGAGCAGGAGATTATGGCGGTATCGCAGGATGGAGTGATGACGGAGCAGATATTACTGCTGAAGTAAAAACTTATGAGCCTAATGATTTTGGACTTTATGATATGGCCGGAAACGTGGCTGAATGGGTTGCCGATGTTTACCGACCTATTGTAGATGATGAGTTTAATGACTTTAACTACTATAGAGGGAATGTCTATACCAAGAATGCTATTAGTGAAGACGGAACTGTAAAAATTGTAGCTCCAGACGGAGTAGTCTATGACACTTTAAGCAGCGGTAGAATAGTAGCACGAGAATTACCCGGACAAATTGTACAGGAAGCTATTACAGAATCTGACACCTATATGAGAACCAATTTTGATTCCAGTGATAACAGGAATTTCCGTGACGGAGACAAAAGTTCTACCCGGTATTATGCACCATTTCAGGATATAGAAAGCCCTGGAAAGAGAATGTACAACTCTCCTCAATATGGAGTTGCAACAGATAGCACAGGGAATGTAAAACCAGAATATGATGCTGCAAAACGTACTACTTTAGTAAGTGATGAAGTTAGAGTATATAAAGGGGGATCATGGAGAGACCGTGCATACTGGTTGGATCCGGCTCAAAGAAGATACTTCCCGCAGGATATGGCTACAGATTATATTGGATTTAGAAATGCTATGTCCAGAGTTGGGTCTAAGTCAAAAGAAGAAAATAAAACAGCAAGACACAATTAG
- a CDS encoding Mur ligase domain-containing protein, translating into MNIEQLHRLFLESTGVATDTRSIRTNQLFFALKGDNFNGNSFASQALQKGASYAIIDEEEFAKDKEYILVDNVLKTLQDLATYHRKQLNLPILAIKQ; encoded by the coding sequence ATGAACATTGAACAACTTCACCGCTTATTCCTGGAAAGCACCGGGGTAGCAACAGACACAAGAAGCATTAGGACCAACCAGCTTTTTTTCGCATTAAAAGGAGATAATTTTAATGGAAACTCTTTTGCTTCTCAAGCACTTCAAAAAGGCGCTTCTTATGCAATAATTGACGAGGAAGAATTTGCTAAGGATAAAGAATATATTCTTGTAGATAATGTTCTAAAAACCCTACAGGACCTGGCAACTTACCACAGGAAACAGCTCAACTTACCTATCCTGGCCATTAAGCAGTAA
- the murF gene encoding UDP-N-acetylmuramoyl-tripeptide--D-alanyl-D-alanine ligase: MHAVLKKKFNTIATKGNLNNHIGVPLTLLSLNENTEFGIVEMGANHPLEIKTLCEIAQPDFGYITNFGKAHLEGFGSVEGVIKAKSELYDYLKENQKLLFLNADDEVQKKQLTYKKVFSFGQSELADVRVEYPSCSENAGVESEKVTYNSLLTGSYNAINIAAAICIGTYFKIAPEHIQKAIAAYSPQNNRSQILRIGNITLIMDAYNANPTSMMAALESFSKHPAKNKAVILGDMFELGKDSEKEHQAIVNHLERSGFKDIFLTGKNFYRTQTSAENISKFESFEELKSEIITKDLTNTFILIKGSRGMALERIVDFIK, encoded by the coding sequence ATTCACGCCGTTCTTAAAAAGAAGTTCAATACTATCGCTACAAAAGGAAACCTAAACAATCATATTGGAGTACCACTTACCTTACTTTCCCTGAACGAGAATACAGAATTCGGAATTGTTGAAATGGGAGCAAATCATCCCCTGGAGATTAAAACTTTGTGCGAAATAGCCCAACCCGATTTTGGCTACATAACCAATTTCGGGAAAGCACATCTTGAAGGATTTGGAAGCGTAGAAGGAGTTATCAAAGCCAAGAGTGAACTCTATGACTACCTGAAAGAAAATCAAAAATTGCTCTTTCTTAATGCCGATGACGAAGTTCAGAAAAAACAACTTACGTATAAGAAAGTTTTTTCGTTTGGTCAAAGTGAACTGGCAGATGTGAGAGTCGAGTATCCTTCCTGCAGTGAGAATGCCGGGGTTGAGAGTGAAAAAGTTACTTATAACAGCCTTCTTACAGGCAGCTATAATGCCATAAATATTGCAGCCGCTATCTGCATAGGTACCTATTTTAAAATTGCGCCTGAACATATTCAAAAAGCTATTGCCGCCTATTCGCCGCAGAACAACAGATCTCAAATTCTTCGAATTGGCAATATCACCTTAATTATGGATGCTTATAATGCCAACCCCACAAGTATGATGGCTGCTCTTGAAAGCTTTTCTAAACATCCGGCTAAAAATAAAGCAGTAATACTTGGTGATATGTTCGAATTAGGAAAAGACTCGGAAAAGGAGCATCAGGCTATTGTAAATCATCTGGAAAGATCCGGTTTTAAAGATATATTCTTAACTGGAAAAAATTTTTACCGTACCCAAACTTCAGCAGAAAACATAAGCAAGTTTGAATCTTTTGAGGAGCTGAAATCAGAGATAATAACAAAAGATTTAACCAATACCTTTATTCTGATTAAGGGATCCAGGGGAATGGCTTTGGAAAGGATTGTAGACTTTATAAAGTAA